A region of Haliotis asinina isolate JCU_RB_2024 chromosome 7, JCU_Hal_asi_v2, whole genome shotgun sequence DNA encodes the following proteins:
- the LOC137291370 gene encoding C-type lectin 16-like yields the protein MTTTLSVATLFHNLLPTDLDPEASLSAAHCVNTCYYNRTCASVFYDRSRKLCYQTDLWFDEAVAGMIKQPSVSYITFMRSECPENWIYHKSTGKCFYAANETVTNAAAIAYCALYGGRLFNIYSAEEDRIPYTLTLRYDDGFWIGMLWDGSNWYWHEGSEISYTNWNDDIGTRTCVRYSKSALKWRTSNCEVDKRTLCEVVLRANYCST from the exons ATGACAACTACTCTCTCAGTCGCAACCTTGTTCCACAACCTTTTGCCAACTGACCTTGACCCCGAAGCCTCGTTGTCAGCTGCTCACTGTGTCAACACCTGCTACTACAACAGGACATGTGCATCAGTGTTCTATGACCGCAGCCGGAAGTTGTGTTACCAGACTGATCTTTGGTTTGACGAAGCAGTGGCGGGAATGATAAAGCAACCCAGTGTCTCCTACATTACATTTATGCGAT CTGAGTGTCCGGAGAACTGGATTTACCACAAGTCAACTGGCAAATGTTTCTATGCTGCCAATGAGACAGTCACTAACGCCGCGGCCATTGCATACTGTGCGTTATATGGAGGAAGACTCTTTAACATCTATAGCGCTGAAGAGGACAGGATTCCATACACTTTGACCTTAAGATACG ATGATGGGTTCTGGATCGGAATGCTCTGGGATGGCAGTAATTGGTACTGGCACGAGGGTTCCGAGATAAGCTACACCAACTGGAACGACGACATTGGAACACGAACCTGTGTCAGGTATAGCAAGTCCGCTCTCAAATGGAGGACGTCCAACTGTGAGGTTGATAAACGCACCTTGTGTGAAGTAGTGCTAAGAGCAAACTATTGCAGCACTTGA
- the LOC137290958 gene encoding LOW QUALITY PROTEIN: snaclec coagulation factor IX-binding protein subunit A-like (The sequence of the model RefSeq protein was modified relative to this genomic sequence to represent the inferred CDS: inserted 1 base in 1 codon): METTLSVTALFRNLLPSDLDPEVSLSRSHCVDICFYNRSCASVFYDSILELCCQSDLWFDETVANLVARQAVSHVGSFNRSDCPSLWIYHKPSSKCFRLNAKIRLYNVATTECEPEGGRLFNIYSAMEDRLVLTLVILAGTGMWLGLRKVGGSFQWQNGTSVCYTNWYXCSGSCVLMHSDYLEWFKYGCSFQRQSVCERILHKQNFCTM, from the exons ATGGAAACTACACTGTCAGTCACAGCCTTGTTTCGCAATCTTCTGCCTTCTGACCTTGACCCTGAAGTCTCATTGTCACGTTCTCACTGCGTTGACATCTGCTTCTACAATCGGAGTTGCGCATCCGTGTTCTATGATAGCATCCTTGAGCTGTGCTGCCAAAGTGATCTTTGGTTCGACGAAACAGTGGCAAATCTCGTTGCGAGACAAGCGGTGTCTCATGTTGGGAGTTTCAACAGGA GCGACTGTCCAAGCCTATGGATATATCATAAACCATCGTCCAAGTGTTTCAGACTGAACGCAAAAATACGACTCTATAATGTCGCGACCACAGAGTGCGAGCCCGAAGGAGGACGTCTCTTCAACATCTATAGCGCAATGGAGGATCGACTTGTCCTAACGCTTGTCATCCTTGCTG GAACTGGAATGTGGTTAGGTCTACGGAAGGTGGGCGGGTCGTTTCAGTGGCAGAACGGCACATCTGTATGTTATACAAACTGGT CCTGTTCTGGATCATGTGTCTTGATGCATAGCGATTACCTGGAATGGTTTAAATATGGATGCAGTTTTCAGCGTCAATCCGTATGTGAACGGATCCTCCACAAGCAGAACTTCTGCACCATGTGA